In a genomic window of Acropora muricata isolate sample 2 chromosome 2, ASM3666990v1, whole genome shotgun sequence:
- the LOC136904242 gene encoding nucleotide-binding oligomerization domain-containing protein 2-like isoform X1 has protein sequence MIDLISFHLKCKHEIHKDFVKAFGKRGNLQSILEENSRMASGPPNFASTQENTNYARLCRLLVDVGCTVLRDTFDSIHPPANLHVVLSSPSVSSILQSLRKKRVLNPLQWGKLFPAVASSVSSANFDVTLQIVLLRNICGLSPPVSTCSWDKLPPDSDNSTEANIVRIKWYRNDVYGHATKASVDDATFNVLWQKISRAVLALGSGYGAVISRMKTECMDPATEAHYEKLLSDWKKDDDISKEMHERTHDALGEIKEKQHKTYNALGEMRENQGRANIELGEVKENQERTNIQLGEVKENLERTNFKLGEVEEMVKQLQPCERSTKESLKDEQVSDPFDLKYISIIRKLYDDREGWLAPFPWCEEFRFNLDNIFTRLKFVSRKKERGIKTDVIVDMFQIFQPHQECSQPRRVLIEGQPGMGKTTYCQKIAYDWAKKRKHGESFPDVTVVLLLKCRDINCGLWEAIDDQLLPREVKEEDKERFFTFIWENQSKVLLLLDGLDELPRDHLLLYKDIIQGRVLPESYIVVTARHKVGVKVRECCHTLLEVEGFTKTDAEEFIRRYFKEEHLAEKLLNKLDTDETLQDLTRNPLNTALLCLLCEDFGGKFPESRTLLYLGIVECVLRRYRRKMKLPETSEDLLVLYEFELKQLGFIAMEGLHNDSMYFEESEFEGFSSNGLGFLSVEAGRSKRRPSRSYGFLHKSFQEFFAALCHCCQLLDGKISVDSLIADRRYFKKFEQVLMFTSGLLAQKCEGATKALIAGIATQVNLDEDFPEESLYVALDCINECKIEGTTFDKEMAQFFGSHLKLQTVDCEGLTKEVVAVCIETFKTNSTVTELYLCLGIIDDAIAAELAGMLKKNSTLTLLYLCDNEIGDVGADALAKGLKENSTLTSLYLADNQIGDVGANALAKGLKENSTLTSLNLCFNQIGDVGADALAKGLKENSTLTLLYLRQNQIGDVGADALVKAFKENSALTWLDLGDNQIGDVGANALAKGLKENSTLTWLDLSPNQIGDVGADALAKGLKENSTLTSLYLGGNQIGDVGADALAKGLKENSTLTSLYLGHNQIGDVGADALAKGLKENSTLTSLYLYHNQIGSVGADALAKGLKENSTLTWLNLEDNQIGDVGADALAKGLKENSTLTSLNLGRNQIGSVGADALAKGLKEKSPTSLWFW, from the exons ATGATTGATCTCATTTCTTTTCATCTTAAG TGTAAACATGAAATACACAAAGATTTTGTGAAGGCTTTTGGAAAAAGAGGAAACTTGCAGAGCATATTAGAAG AAAATTCAAGAATGGCATCTGGTCCAccaaactttgcttcaacacaaGAGAACACTAACTATGCACGTCTGTGTCGTCTTCTGGTTGATGTTGGATGTACAGTCCTTCGTGATACCTTTGACAGTATACACCCTCCAGCCAATTTACATGTGGTTTTGTCAAGTCCTTCAGTGTCATCCATTTTGCAGTCCTTAAGAAAGAAGAGAGTTTTGAATCCCTTGCAGTGGGGAAAGCTGTTCCCAGCTGTTGCTTCAAGTGTGTCATCAGCCAACTTTGATGTTACTCTTCAAATAGTACTTCTGAGAAATATATGTGGTTTGAGTCCACCTGTTAGCACTTGCAGCTGGGACAAGCTTCCCCCTGACTCTGATAACAGTACTGAAGCAAATATAGTGAGAATCAAGTGGTACAGAAATGATGTCTATGGCCACGCCACCAAGGCCTCAGTTGATGATGCAACATTCAATGTACTGTGGCAGAAAATCAGCCGTGCTGTCTTAGCACTTGGATCTGGTTATGGAGCTGTCATCAGCAGAATGAAAACTGAGTGCATGGATCCTGCTACTGAGGCTCACTATGAAAAATTACTGAGTGACTGGAAGAAAGATGATGATATCTCCAAGGAAATGCATG aaAGAACTCATGACGCACTTGGGGAGATCAAAG aaaaacaacacaaaacttACAATGCGCTTGGAGAGATGagag aaaatcaaggGAGAGCCAACATTGAGCTTGGAGAAgtgaaag aaaatcaagagagaACCAACATTCAGCTTGGAGAAGTGAAAG aaaatctagAGAGAACCAACTTTAAGCTTGGAGAAGTGGAAG AGATGGTGAAGCAGCTTCAGCCATGCGAAAGGAGCACCAAAGAATCTCTGAAAGATGAGCAAG tttcagatcCTTTTGACCTAAAATACATCAGCATTATTCGCAAGCTTTACGATGACCGTGAAGGATGGTTGGCACCTTTCCCGTGGTGCGAAGAGTTTCGATTCAATCTCGATAACATTTTTACCAGACTCAAGTTTGTCAGCAGAAAAAAAGAGCGAGGAATAAAAACTGATGTCATTGTTGAcatgtttcaaatatttcaacCGCATCAAGAATGTTCACAGCCGAGGAGGGTCTTGATTGAAGGGCAGCCAGGCATGGGAAAGACAACGTATTGTCAGAAGATTGCTTACGACTGGGCAAAGAAACGAAAACATGGTGAGTCATTTCCTGATGTTACTGTTGTGCTACTATTAAAATGCCGAGACATCAACTGTGGCCTATGGGAGGCTATTGATGACCAGCTTTTACCGAGAGAAGTGAAggaagaagacaaagaaagatTTTTCACGTTCATTTGGGAAAACCAGTCGAAGGTTTTACTGTTGCTTGACGGATTAGATGAGTTACCCAGGGACCATTTGTTGCTCTATAAAGACATCATACAAGGAAGAGTTCTTCCAGAGTCTTACATAGTGGTTACTGCACGACACAAAGTTGGAGTGAAGGTACGAGAATGCTGCCACACCCTGTTAGAGGTAGAAGGATTTACCAAGACTGATGCCGAAGAGTTCATTCGGAGATATTTCAAAGAAGAACATTTGGCAGAAAAGTTGTTGAACAAGCTGGACACTGACGAAACCCTACAAGACCTTACAAGAAATCCGTTAAACACAGCTCTTCTATGTCTCCTCTGCGAAGACTTTGGAGGAAAATTTCCCGAAAGTAGAACTCTGCTTTACCTTGGAATAGTTGAGTGCGTGCTGAGAAGGTATAGGCGAAAGATGAAATTACCAGAAACAAGTGAAGACCTCCTAGTATTATACGAATTTGAGCTGAAGCAACTTGGCTTTATCGCCATGGAAGGTTTGCACAATGATAGCATGTATTTTGAAGAGAGTGAATTTGAGGGTTTCTCAAGCAATGGCCTCGGATTTTTGTCAGTGGAAGCTGGACGAAGCAAACGAAGACCAAGTCGAAGCTATGGCTTCCTGCACAAGAGCTTTCAAGAATTCTTCGCAGCACTTTGTCACTGTTGTCAGCTTCTTGATGGGAAAATCTCTGTTGATAGCTTAATTGCTGACCGCAGATATTTTAAAAAGTTCGAGCAGGTGCTGATGTTCACGAGTGGTTTGTTGGCTCAAAAGTGCGAAGGAGCAACCAAGGCACTTATTGCTGGTATAGCTACTCAAGTCAACTTGGACGAAGATTTTCCGGAGGAAAGTCTGTACGTGGCATTGGATTGTATTAATGAATGCAAGATAGAGGGGACTACTTTTGACAAAGAAATGGCACAGTTTTTTGGCTCACATCTTAAACTTCAGACGGTTGATTGCGAAGG ATTGACCAAGGAAGTTGTTGCTGTGTGTATTGAAACCTTCAAAACGAATTCCACAGTTACAGAACTGTACCTCTGTCTTGGTATCATTGATGATGCAATTGCTGCTGAACTGGCTGggatgttgaaaaaaaattcaacgctgacattgCTGTACTTGTGTGATAATGAAATAGGcgacgttggcgctgatgcactggctaaaggattgaaagaaaattcaacgcttaCATCGCTGTACTTGGCTGATAATCAAATAGGCGATGTTGGCGCtaatgcactggctaaaggattgaaagaaaattcaacgctgacatcgctgaacTTGTGTTTtaatcaaataggcgacgttggcgctgatgcactggctaaaggattaaaagaaaattcaacgctgacattgCTGTACTTGCGTCAAaatcaaataggcgacgttggcgctgatgcactggttaaagcattcaaagaaaattcagcGCTGACATGGCTGGACTTGGGTGATAATCAAATAGGCGATGTTGGCGCtaatgcactggctaaaggattgaaagaaaattcaacgctgacatggCTGGACTTGTCTCCtaatcaaataggcgacgttggcgctgatgcactggctaaaggattaaaagaaaattcaacgctgacatcgctgtaCTTGGGTGGtaatcaaataggcgacgttggcgctgatgcactggctaaaggattaaaagaaaattcaacgctgacatcgctgtaCTTGGGTCataatcaaataggcgacgttggcgctgatgcactggctaaaggattgaaagaaaattcaacgctgacatcgctgtaCCTGTATCATAATCAAATTGGAAGtgttggcgctgatgcactggctaaaggattgaaagaaaattcaacgctgacatggCTGAACTTGGAAGataatcaaataggcgacgttggcgctgatgcactggctaaaggattgaaagaaaattcaacgctgacatcgctgaacTTGGGTCGTAATCAAATTGGAAGtgttggcgctgatgcactggctaaaggattgaaagaaaaatcgCCGACATCGCTGTGGTTTTGGTGA
- the LOC136904242 gene encoding nucleotide-binding oligomerization domain-containing protein 2-like isoform X2: protein MIDLISFHLKCKHEIHKDFVKAFGKRGNLQSILEENSRMASGPPNFASTQENTNYARLCRLLVDVGCTVLRDTFDSIHPPANLHVVLSSPSVSSILQSLRKKRVLNPLQWGKLFPAVASSVSSANFDVTLQIVLLRNICGLSPPVSTCSWDKLPPDSDNSTEANIVRIKWYRNDVYGHATKASVDDATFNVLWQKISRAVLALGSGYGAVISRMKTECMDPATEAHYEKLLSDWKKDDDISKEMHERTHDALGEIKEKQHKTYNALGEMRENQGRANIELGEVKENQERTNIQLGEVKEMVKQLQPCERSTKESLKDEQVSDPFDLKYISIIRKLYDDREGWLAPFPWCEEFRFNLDNIFTRLKFVSRKKERGIKTDVIVDMFQIFQPHQECSQPRRVLIEGQPGMGKTTYCQKIAYDWAKKRKHGESFPDVTVVLLLKCRDINCGLWEAIDDQLLPREVKEEDKERFFTFIWENQSKVLLLLDGLDELPRDHLLLYKDIIQGRVLPESYIVVTARHKVGVKVRECCHTLLEVEGFTKTDAEEFIRRYFKEEHLAEKLLNKLDTDETLQDLTRNPLNTALLCLLCEDFGGKFPESRTLLYLGIVECVLRRYRRKMKLPETSEDLLVLYEFELKQLGFIAMEGLHNDSMYFEESEFEGFSSNGLGFLSVEAGRSKRRPSRSYGFLHKSFQEFFAALCHCCQLLDGKISVDSLIADRRYFKKFEQVLMFTSGLLAQKCEGATKALIAGIATQVNLDEDFPEESLYVALDCINECKIEGTTFDKEMAQFFGSHLKLQTVDCEGLTKEVVAVCIETFKTNSTVTELYLCLGIIDDAIAAELAGMLKKNSTLTLLYLCDNEIGDVGADALAKGLKENSTLTSLYLADNQIGDVGANALAKGLKENSTLTSLNLCFNQIGDVGADALAKGLKENSTLTLLYLRQNQIGDVGADALVKAFKENSALTWLDLGDNQIGDVGANALAKGLKENSTLTWLDLSPNQIGDVGADALAKGLKENSTLTSLYLGGNQIGDVGADALAKGLKENSTLTSLYLGHNQIGDVGADALAKGLKENSTLTSLYLYHNQIGSVGADALAKGLKENSTLTWLNLEDNQIGDVGADALAKGLKENSTLTSLNLGRNQIGSVGADALAKGLKEKSPTSLWFW from the exons ATGATTGATCTCATTTCTTTTCATCTTAAG TGTAAACATGAAATACACAAAGATTTTGTGAAGGCTTTTGGAAAAAGAGGAAACTTGCAGAGCATATTAGAAG AAAATTCAAGAATGGCATCTGGTCCAccaaactttgcttcaacacaaGAGAACACTAACTATGCACGTCTGTGTCGTCTTCTGGTTGATGTTGGATGTACAGTCCTTCGTGATACCTTTGACAGTATACACCCTCCAGCCAATTTACATGTGGTTTTGTCAAGTCCTTCAGTGTCATCCATTTTGCAGTCCTTAAGAAAGAAGAGAGTTTTGAATCCCTTGCAGTGGGGAAAGCTGTTCCCAGCTGTTGCTTCAAGTGTGTCATCAGCCAACTTTGATGTTACTCTTCAAATAGTACTTCTGAGAAATATATGTGGTTTGAGTCCACCTGTTAGCACTTGCAGCTGGGACAAGCTTCCCCCTGACTCTGATAACAGTACTGAAGCAAATATAGTGAGAATCAAGTGGTACAGAAATGATGTCTATGGCCACGCCACCAAGGCCTCAGTTGATGATGCAACATTCAATGTACTGTGGCAGAAAATCAGCCGTGCTGTCTTAGCACTTGGATCTGGTTATGGAGCTGTCATCAGCAGAATGAAAACTGAGTGCATGGATCCTGCTACTGAGGCTCACTATGAAAAATTACTGAGTGACTGGAAGAAAGATGATGATATCTCCAAGGAAATGCATG aaAGAACTCATGACGCACTTGGGGAGATCAAAG aaaaacaacacaaaacttACAATGCGCTTGGAGAGATGagag aaaatcaaggGAGAGCCAACATTGAGCTTGGAGAAgtgaaag aaaatcaagagagaACCAACATTCAGCTTGGAGAAGTGAAAG AGATGGTGAAGCAGCTTCAGCCATGCGAAAGGAGCACCAAAGAATCTCTGAAAGATGAGCAAG tttcagatcCTTTTGACCTAAAATACATCAGCATTATTCGCAAGCTTTACGATGACCGTGAAGGATGGTTGGCACCTTTCCCGTGGTGCGAAGAGTTTCGATTCAATCTCGATAACATTTTTACCAGACTCAAGTTTGTCAGCAGAAAAAAAGAGCGAGGAATAAAAACTGATGTCATTGTTGAcatgtttcaaatatttcaacCGCATCAAGAATGTTCACAGCCGAGGAGGGTCTTGATTGAAGGGCAGCCAGGCATGGGAAAGACAACGTATTGTCAGAAGATTGCTTACGACTGGGCAAAGAAACGAAAACATGGTGAGTCATTTCCTGATGTTACTGTTGTGCTACTATTAAAATGCCGAGACATCAACTGTGGCCTATGGGAGGCTATTGATGACCAGCTTTTACCGAGAGAAGTGAAggaagaagacaaagaaagatTTTTCACGTTCATTTGGGAAAACCAGTCGAAGGTTTTACTGTTGCTTGACGGATTAGATGAGTTACCCAGGGACCATTTGTTGCTCTATAAAGACATCATACAAGGAAGAGTTCTTCCAGAGTCTTACATAGTGGTTACTGCACGACACAAAGTTGGAGTGAAGGTACGAGAATGCTGCCACACCCTGTTAGAGGTAGAAGGATTTACCAAGACTGATGCCGAAGAGTTCATTCGGAGATATTTCAAAGAAGAACATTTGGCAGAAAAGTTGTTGAACAAGCTGGACACTGACGAAACCCTACAAGACCTTACAAGAAATCCGTTAAACACAGCTCTTCTATGTCTCCTCTGCGAAGACTTTGGAGGAAAATTTCCCGAAAGTAGAACTCTGCTTTACCTTGGAATAGTTGAGTGCGTGCTGAGAAGGTATAGGCGAAAGATGAAATTACCAGAAACAAGTGAAGACCTCCTAGTATTATACGAATTTGAGCTGAAGCAACTTGGCTTTATCGCCATGGAAGGTTTGCACAATGATAGCATGTATTTTGAAGAGAGTGAATTTGAGGGTTTCTCAAGCAATGGCCTCGGATTTTTGTCAGTGGAAGCTGGACGAAGCAAACGAAGACCAAGTCGAAGCTATGGCTTCCTGCACAAGAGCTTTCAAGAATTCTTCGCAGCACTTTGTCACTGTTGTCAGCTTCTTGATGGGAAAATCTCTGTTGATAGCTTAATTGCTGACCGCAGATATTTTAAAAAGTTCGAGCAGGTGCTGATGTTCACGAGTGGTTTGTTGGCTCAAAAGTGCGAAGGAGCAACCAAGGCACTTATTGCTGGTATAGCTACTCAAGTCAACTTGGACGAAGATTTTCCGGAGGAAAGTCTGTACGTGGCATTGGATTGTATTAATGAATGCAAGATAGAGGGGACTACTTTTGACAAAGAAATGGCACAGTTTTTTGGCTCACATCTTAAACTTCAGACGGTTGATTGCGAAGG ATTGACCAAGGAAGTTGTTGCTGTGTGTATTGAAACCTTCAAAACGAATTCCACAGTTACAGAACTGTACCTCTGTCTTGGTATCATTGATGATGCAATTGCTGCTGAACTGGCTGggatgttgaaaaaaaattcaacgctgacattgCTGTACTTGTGTGATAATGAAATAGGcgacgttggcgctgatgcactggctaaaggattgaaagaaaattcaacgcttaCATCGCTGTACTTGGCTGATAATCAAATAGGCGATGTTGGCGCtaatgcactggctaaaggattgaaagaaaattcaacgctgacatcgctgaacTTGTGTTTtaatcaaataggcgacgttggcgctgatgcactggctaaaggattaaaagaaaattcaacgctgacattgCTGTACTTGCGTCAAaatcaaataggcgacgttggcgctgatgcactggttaaagcattcaaagaaaattcagcGCTGACATGGCTGGACTTGGGTGATAATCAAATAGGCGATGTTGGCGCtaatgcactggctaaaggattgaaagaaaattcaacgctgacatggCTGGACTTGTCTCCtaatcaaataggcgacgttggcgctgatgcactggctaaaggattaaaagaaaattcaacgctgacatcgctgtaCTTGGGTGGtaatcaaataggcgacgttggcgctgatgcactggctaaaggattaaaagaaaattcaacgctgacatcgctgtaCTTGGGTCataatcaaataggcgacgttggcgctgatgcactggctaaaggattgaaagaaaattcaacgctgacatcgctgtaCCTGTATCATAATCAAATTGGAAGtgttggcgctgatgcactggctaaaggattgaaagaaaattcaacgctgacatggCTGAACTTGGAAGataatcaaataggcgacgttggcgctgatgcactggctaaaggattgaaagaaaattcaacgctgacatcgctgaacTTGGGTCGTAATCAAATTGGAAGtgttggcgctgatgcactggctaaaggattgaaagaaaaatcgCCGACATCGCTGTGGTTTTGGTGA
- the LOC136904242 gene encoding nucleotide-binding oligomerization domain-containing protein 2-like isoform X3, with product MIDLISFHLKCKHEIHKDFVKAFGKRGNLQSILEENSRMASGPPNFASTQENTNYARLCRLLVDVGCTVLRDTFDSIHPPANLHVVLSSPSVSSILQSLRKKRVLNPLQWGKLFPAVASSVSSANFDVTLQIVLLRNICGLSPPVSTCSWDKLPPDSDNSTEANIVRIKWYRNDVYGHATKASVDDATFNVLWQKISRAVLALGSGYGAVISRMKTECMDPATEAHYEKLLSDWKKDDDISKEMHERTHDALGEIKEKQHKTYNALGEMRENQGRANIELGEVKEMVKQLQPCERSTKESLKDEQVSDPFDLKYISIIRKLYDDREGWLAPFPWCEEFRFNLDNIFTRLKFVSRKKERGIKTDVIVDMFQIFQPHQECSQPRRVLIEGQPGMGKTTYCQKIAYDWAKKRKHGESFPDVTVVLLLKCRDINCGLWEAIDDQLLPREVKEEDKERFFTFIWENQSKVLLLLDGLDELPRDHLLLYKDIIQGRVLPESYIVVTARHKVGVKVRECCHTLLEVEGFTKTDAEEFIRRYFKEEHLAEKLLNKLDTDETLQDLTRNPLNTALLCLLCEDFGGKFPESRTLLYLGIVECVLRRYRRKMKLPETSEDLLVLYEFELKQLGFIAMEGLHNDSMYFEESEFEGFSSNGLGFLSVEAGRSKRRPSRSYGFLHKSFQEFFAALCHCCQLLDGKISVDSLIADRRYFKKFEQVLMFTSGLLAQKCEGATKALIAGIATQVNLDEDFPEESLYVALDCINECKIEGTTFDKEMAQFFGSHLKLQTVDCEGLTKEVVAVCIETFKTNSTVTELYLCLGIIDDAIAAELAGMLKKNSTLTLLYLCDNEIGDVGADALAKGLKENSTLTSLYLADNQIGDVGANALAKGLKENSTLTSLNLCFNQIGDVGADALAKGLKENSTLTLLYLRQNQIGDVGADALVKAFKENSALTWLDLGDNQIGDVGANALAKGLKENSTLTWLDLSPNQIGDVGADALAKGLKENSTLTSLYLGGNQIGDVGADALAKGLKENSTLTSLYLGHNQIGDVGADALAKGLKENSTLTSLYLYHNQIGSVGADALAKGLKENSTLTWLNLEDNQIGDVGADALAKGLKENSTLTSLNLGRNQIGSVGADALAKGLKEKSPTSLWFW from the exons ATGATTGATCTCATTTCTTTTCATCTTAAG TGTAAACATGAAATACACAAAGATTTTGTGAAGGCTTTTGGAAAAAGAGGAAACTTGCAGAGCATATTAGAAG AAAATTCAAGAATGGCATCTGGTCCAccaaactttgcttcaacacaaGAGAACACTAACTATGCACGTCTGTGTCGTCTTCTGGTTGATGTTGGATGTACAGTCCTTCGTGATACCTTTGACAGTATACACCCTCCAGCCAATTTACATGTGGTTTTGTCAAGTCCTTCAGTGTCATCCATTTTGCAGTCCTTAAGAAAGAAGAGAGTTTTGAATCCCTTGCAGTGGGGAAAGCTGTTCCCAGCTGTTGCTTCAAGTGTGTCATCAGCCAACTTTGATGTTACTCTTCAAATAGTACTTCTGAGAAATATATGTGGTTTGAGTCCACCTGTTAGCACTTGCAGCTGGGACAAGCTTCCCCCTGACTCTGATAACAGTACTGAAGCAAATATAGTGAGAATCAAGTGGTACAGAAATGATGTCTATGGCCACGCCACCAAGGCCTCAGTTGATGATGCAACATTCAATGTACTGTGGCAGAAAATCAGCCGTGCTGTCTTAGCACTTGGATCTGGTTATGGAGCTGTCATCAGCAGAATGAAAACTGAGTGCATGGATCCTGCTACTGAGGCTCACTATGAAAAATTACTGAGTGACTGGAAGAAAGATGATGATATCTCCAAGGAAATGCATG aaAGAACTCATGACGCACTTGGGGAGATCAAAG aaaaacaacacaaaacttACAATGCGCTTGGAGAGATGagag aaaatcaaggGAGAGCCAACATTGAGCTTGGAGAAgtgaaag AGATGGTGAAGCAGCTTCAGCCATGCGAAAGGAGCACCAAAGAATCTCTGAAAGATGAGCAAG tttcagatcCTTTTGACCTAAAATACATCAGCATTATTCGCAAGCTTTACGATGACCGTGAAGGATGGTTGGCACCTTTCCCGTGGTGCGAAGAGTTTCGATTCAATCTCGATAACATTTTTACCAGACTCAAGTTTGTCAGCAGAAAAAAAGAGCGAGGAATAAAAACTGATGTCATTGTTGAcatgtttcaaatatttcaacCGCATCAAGAATGTTCACAGCCGAGGAGGGTCTTGATTGAAGGGCAGCCAGGCATGGGAAAGACAACGTATTGTCAGAAGATTGCTTACGACTGGGCAAAGAAACGAAAACATGGTGAGTCATTTCCTGATGTTACTGTTGTGCTACTATTAAAATGCCGAGACATCAACTGTGGCCTATGGGAGGCTATTGATGACCAGCTTTTACCGAGAGAAGTGAAggaagaagacaaagaaagatTTTTCACGTTCATTTGGGAAAACCAGTCGAAGGTTTTACTGTTGCTTGACGGATTAGATGAGTTACCCAGGGACCATTTGTTGCTCTATAAAGACATCATACAAGGAAGAGTTCTTCCAGAGTCTTACATAGTGGTTACTGCACGACACAAAGTTGGAGTGAAGGTACGAGAATGCTGCCACACCCTGTTAGAGGTAGAAGGATTTACCAAGACTGATGCCGAAGAGTTCATTCGGAGATATTTCAAAGAAGAACATTTGGCAGAAAAGTTGTTGAACAAGCTGGACACTGACGAAACCCTACAAGACCTTACAAGAAATCCGTTAAACACAGCTCTTCTATGTCTCCTCTGCGAAGACTTTGGAGGAAAATTTCCCGAAAGTAGAACTCTGCTTTACCTTGGAATAGTTGAGTGCGTGCTGAGAAGGTATAGGCGAAAGATGAAATTACCAGAAACAAGTGAAGACCTCCTAGTATTATACGAATTTGAGCTGAAGCAACTTGGCTTTATCGCCATGGAAGGTTTGCACAATGATAGCATGTATTTTGAAGAGAGTGAATTTGAGGGTTTCTCAAGCAATGGCCTCGGATTTTTGTCAGTGGAAGCTGGACGAAGCAAACGAAGACCAAGTCGAAGCTATGGCTTCCTGCACAAGAGCTTTCAAGAATTCTTCGCAGCACTTTGTCACTGTTGTCAGCTTCTTGATGGGAAAATCTCTGTTGATAGCTTAATTGCTGACCGCAGATATTTTAAAAAGTTCGAGCAGGTGCTGATGTTCACGAGTGGTTTGTTGGCTCAAAAGTGCGAAGGAGCAACCAAGGCACTTATTGCTGGTATAGCTACTCAAGTCAACTTGGACGAAGATTTTCCGGAGGAAAGTCTGTACGTGGCATTGGATTGTATTAATGAATGCAAGATAGAGGGGACTACTTTTGACAAAGAAATGGCACAGTTTTTTGGCTCACATCTTAAACTTCAGACGGTTGATTGCGAAGG ATTGACCAAGGAAGTTGTTGCTGTGTGTATTGAAACCTTCAAAACGAATTCCACAGTTACAGAACTGTACCTCTGTCTTGGTATCATTGATGATGCAATTGCTGCTGAACTGGCTGggatgttgaaaaaaaattcaacgctgacattgCTGTACTTGTGTGATAATGAAATAGGcgacgttggcgctgatgcactggctaaaggattgaaagaaaattcaacgcttaCATCGCTGTACTTGGCTGATAATCAAATAGGCGATGTTGGCGCtaatgcactggctaaaggattgaaagaaaattcaacgctgacatcgctgaacTTGTGTTTtaatcaaataggcgacgttggcgctgatgcactggctaaaggattaaaagaaaattcaacgctgacattgCTGTACTTGCGTCAAaatcaaataggcgacgttggcgctgatgcactggttaaagcattcaaagaaaattcagcGCTGACATGGCTGGACTTGGGTGATAATCAAATAGGCGATGTTGGCGCtaatgcactggctaaaggattgaaagaaaattcaacgctgacatggCTGGACTTGTCTCCtaatcaaataggcgacgttggcgctgatgcactggctaaaggattaaaagaaaattcaacgctgacatcgctgtaCTTGGGTGGtaatcaaataggcgacgttggcgctgatgcactggctaaaggattaaaagaaaattcaacgctgacatcgctgtaCTTGGGTCataatcaaataggcgacgttggcgctgatgcactggctaaaggattgaaagaaaattcaacgctgacatcgctgtaCCTGTATCATAATCAAATTGGAAGtgttggcgctgatgcactggctaaaggattgaaagaaaattcaacgctgacatggCTGAACTTGGAAGataatcaaataggcgacgttggcgctgatgcactggctaaaggattgaaagaaaattcaacgctgacatcgctgaacTTGGGTCGTAATCAAATTGGAAGtgttggcgctgatgcactggctaaaggattgaaagaaaaatcgCCGACATCGCTGTGGTTTTGGTGA